The genome window TCCCCCCAGCCATACTGTAAGCTCCAGGACAGCAAAGACCGTGTCTGTTTTATACCCGCTACAACCCCAGTGCCTGAAAAAGAACAGATGCTCAGGacatatttgttgactgaatgaatggTGTTTCACTCAGGCCTTTGATGTGGGAGAACCCAGGGGATGCTCTAGACAGAGGGAATAGCATGGCAAAGGCCTGGAGGTGGGATGGCAAGTCCTGACAGGTCCCTTATAGTTGGAGCTCAGGAGGCAAGGGTGGGAGAGTTGAAGCAGAGTGGGGTGCCTGGGGGGCACGGAGGACATTGGATCTTACTTGAAGCCTGAGGGGTTGTTGGGGATCCCAGCTTTGCAGGCATCTCTCGCAGCACCACGATTGTGACAGCGTATGTGATGACTGTGACGGGGCTAGGCTGGCGGGACGTGCTTGAAGCCATCAAGGCCACCCGGCCCATCGCCAACCCCAACCCAGGCTTTAGGCAGCAGCTTGAagagtttggctggggcagttCCCGGAAGGTAGGGATGGGGTCAAGGGCTGGGTTGGGCCAGGGGTGGGAGATCCTTCTTCCCACTCGAATTGATCACTGATTGGAACATTTTTAGCCTGTGCCTCAGACCTAGATTTTTCTagggtctcaaactcatggcctttGAGCTAATCCAGCTCCTAGGTGTATTTTGTTAGACAGccaggtgttttctttttcaatttagaATTTGAATGCCTTTAGATCAGTGCAGGCCCTTCCATTTGACCAGGTCTTCCAGCACTCCCCACTGCCTGCCCTACCTGGTTGGAACCTGAAGGATTTGAGTGTTTGACCCCATCGGGGAGAATTGTCCATGTCCTACTCCACCCCTGTGTCCTTGATGAGACCACAGCAGTTTCCCTCTTATACCTCTTGGGCAGATGCTATGTAGAAATGTCAGGAACTAAGCCTCCCTGGGAACAAAGGATGAGAGGGGGAGGGCTCTCAGCAGGTTGAGGGCGGTACCCAGAGGCTCATCTGCAGCACGGCGTTGGGAAAGAGTCGGGCAAGGAAGAAATCTGTGGGAATGGGGTTGTGAGCACAGAGGTGCAAAGTGGGGGGAGTTACCCAGAAGTGCAAAGCGGGAGGAGTGATCCCCGCTGGGCGCCTGGGGGTCACTTTAGCAGGTCTGGAAGCTGGAGTGTCAAAGGGGGAAGAGGGGTCAGGGAGAAGGAAGGGCCTCCTAGAAGGGAAGGGGGACTCAGTGAGGGGATGGAAACCCCGGAGAAGGGAGGTAAAGAAGACGCTCAGGAAGGGAGGGGCTCAGCGAGATGTGGGACGCTCGGAGAAGGGCGAAGGTCGGGAGGGTGGGGGCGGGGCCGGCTGCCTTGACCCCGCCCCGCGGCCGGCCTTGACCCCGCCCACCTTACCCGCCCACCCCAGCTTCGCCGGCAGCTGGAGGAGCGCTTTGGCGAGAGCCCCTTCCGCGACGAGGAGGAGTTGCGCGCGCTGCTGCCGCTGTGCAAGCGCTGCCGGCAGGGCtccgcaacctcggcctcctcCGCCGCGCCGCACTCCGCAGCCTCTGAGGGAACCCTGCAGCGCCTGGTGCCGCGCACGCCCCGGGAAGCCCACCGGCCGCTGCCGCTGCTGGCGCGCGTCAAGCAGACTTTCTCTTGCCTCCCGCGGTGTCTGTCCCGCAAGGGCGGCAAGTGAGGATGCAGTCCCGCCGTGGCTCCCCACTTCCTCCCGACTGGCTCCCTTTGGGGGCTGTCTGCGCCTTCCACGCCCCCCAGGACGGGCCCAGAGGCTGGGGGAGCCCCGCGGCGGCCTGAACCCTGCCTCCCGCGCCCACCCTGCTCGTCCGCGTCTGCAGTCAGC of Symphalangus syndactylus isolate Jambi chromosome 24, NHGRI_mSymSyn1-v2.1_pri, whole genome shotgun sequence contains these proteins:
- the LOC129474715 gene encoding dual specificity protein phosphatase 15 isoform X1, yielding MGNGMTKVLPGLYLGNFIDAKDLDQLGRNKITHIISIHESPQPLLQDITYLRIPVADTPEVPIKKHFKECINFIHCCRLNGGNCLVHCFAGISRSTTIVTAYVMTVTGLGWRDVLEAIKATRPIANPNPGFRQQLEEFGWGSSRKLRRQLEERFGESPFRDEEELRALLPLCKRCRQGSATSASSAAPHSAASEGTLQRLVPRTPREAHRPLPLLARVKQTFSCLPRCLSRKGGK
- the LOC129474715 gene encoding dual specificity protein phosphatase 15 isoform X2, with the translated sequence MTEGVLPGLYLGNFIDAKDLDQLGRNKITHIISIHESPQPLLQDITYLRIPVADTPEVPIKKHFKECINFIHCCRLNGGNCLVHCFAGISRSTTIVTAYVMTVTGLGWRDVLEAIKATRPIANPNPGFRQQLEEFGWGSSRKLRRQLEERFGESPFRDEEELRALLPLCKRCRQGSATSASSAAPHSAASEGTLQRLVPRTPREAHRPLPLLARVKQTFSCLPRCLSRKGGK